CCAAGAATATAAATAGGTTTATGCATAATTAATATCCTTATTAATTTACAATGGAGTCAGTTAAGTATATAAGCGAGACGGCGAGATAGTGCGAGTGTTGTTAATGACGGGTTGGCCGCACCGGGGCGCGGAAATGTGCTAGGGCCGATAGCAAATAGATTATTAATTTGATTAAACTCATGATTGTCCTTTAATATTTCTCCTAAGGGTAATGTACTGCCTTCATGGTTTTCTGTACCAAGAGGACTAATCCATGTTATTGGAACATTGTAATTGACTTTCCTTAATGGTGATCTCATTTGATTGTGGACATCTCCCATGGTACGGGCATGGATAATAAATCCTGATTGAAAATCTAAAGGTTCAAATGGGATTTTTGCATGGTCGCAAATTTCACGCCAGAAAATATCTAATTCATACTTTTCTTGTTTAATCAGTGCGTCATCTGCATCGCCCAAATCACACGAAATGGATAATGGCATGGTTTCACCATTCGTGGCGATGCTGATATTTGCATGAATAGAAGGAATTTGTTCACCCATCGTCCATGCTTCTAATTCAATACCAAGATCTGATTTGTTGATAGTAAAAAATAAATTAAATCGCTCACCCCTTAAGCTCGGGCTGAAAAATAGGGTGTGGGGATGGTTATCAATTAACTTCTTGAGTTTATCTGGAACTTTATCGTGCTCAATGGTGACATTAAATCCTTGAACAATATGATCAACAAGGCCCGTTAGTTTTTTCTCTATCAAAACCCCCGAATCATAAAGTGCTTGAGTGGCTAAACGTGAGTTTTCAATTGTCCCTAAAGCAAGTACACATTTATCTGCCAATACATGATGTATCTCATTAGATACCCTATTTTTTAATTTTGCACCGATGCATTTCCCATTTGCAATAATAAGCGCAACAGCTTCATATCCGGAAATAATGAGAGGGGGCGTATTGAGTGTATTATCTTGTTTCCAATAGGATAGGGGGGAATAGGCTTCCCAACGTTCATCCTCTCCTAGTGTTCGGGTGACTTGGGGGGCGACTTTGAATTCAAAATCAGCAAATTTGAAGCGATAGTCTGCATCATAGCTTTTTTCTGCCCAAGCTAATATTTCAGATTGTACCTGTGTATAAAGGGATGGGCCATCTAACCACTTCTCGGTGAGGTCACTGGTAATTTTTTCTGGCCAATATTTAAGAATTTCGGCCTCAATTGGCAAAATAACACCATGCCAATAAAGTGATCTCCCTCCCACTCTGCGCCGCAAGCATGTTCCTTTTGAATAATGCGGCTCACTTAAAGATTGCCACGAGCGGTAAGCATATTTATCTGATTCCTCATTCTTCCAAAATTCATCAGCTCGCTGGAAATCTTCCCCTGCATTGATATGGTTACAATCATCAGCTGGCCCTGCTTCTATAATGACAGTATTTTCTACTGCTCTATTATTTAAATGTTTTGCTAACTCTAAACCAGACATTCCTCCACCTAATATTAAAATATTAATTTTATCAGGAATTTCTGTGTGATTTTTAGATGTTGCTATCTTCGCAATATTCATGATGTACCCTCTCAAATGTGATGTTTATTTATAAACCAATGGTTTTACGTTGCAATCCTGTGGTTCACTTCTTAATAGAGATATAAAATCTTGCCATGGATCTATAGGAAATTTTGATTGAATAAGAAGCTTATTACTGATTAACTGCATTTTTATTCCTATCTCGCCTGCGGCATGCATGCACATCCATTCAAATAGTTGTTGCGCAGCATCTCTGGGAAAGCTTGGATCAACTTTTATATGATGGTATTCAGAACCATAGAATTCAGTAAAAGCAGAGTATTCTGTTACGGCACATGGGATAGTATAAATCGCAGCTAGCGCTGGTCCTAAACCGACGCTTTCAACATTTTTTACATTCGGCGTAAACAAAACAGCACCTGATAAAGTATGGCAAATGGTGAGCAAGTCAATTTCGTCCAAACACCATTTATTATATTTATTTCTATAAGTTTGAAGCGGCACCTCATCCAAAAAAATTATGTGATCATTAAGATTTAATATATTCACCTGTTCTTTTAAATAACCTGCATACTCAGGGTCTTCATTCATACTTCCGAATATAAGTAACTTGGGGAGAGATAAACCTTTTTCTTTATAAATAGAAAACAATGAATTAAAAATATCAATTGATATTTCAAGGCCTTTCACTCTAAATACCCGGACAGGTGCGATAAGAATAGTCGAACACGCGGAGATATTATGCTGCTTTAAAAATTCACTATGAATATTATTAAAACTAGATTCATCTATAGAAGGCAATATATTCGGGATAAATTTTGCCACCAGTTCTGTTGGGTAATACCTACATTCATCTGCCAGAGATTCAGATGCGACTATCCATTTAGTATAGGTATTGTGTTGTGGTATTGGGGTTAAGATATTGGGAGTTTTCGGATATAACCTTTCTGCATTTTCATAAATTGCATAGCTGCCAAAAAGATCATGATCCCAGAAGATAACACCACCGTAATTTTTTTTTGCCCAATATTTCTTTGCAGCATGATGGATAGCCAACGTAACAGGTACGGCATCAGATAGTGTCATGTTTAAACAGAAAAGCCAGTCAATGTCATTATCCTCAAGCCAATTCATAAAATATTTTTTATATTGTTCCGATATTAAAGATACATCTTTCTGGATATTTATTATTTCTTCATGTGTTAACTGGTCATATTTGGCTATTTTACTTCTTATATTAGTAAAGTCATTACCATAGTCTTCATTACACATTGAATACTGATGAATAGAACTCACTTTCATCCAGGTAGGATAGTGTGACTCTGGGTTCCCATGAGGAAAGAAATTAACCTTATCTGGCCGCCATGAAAATCCTAGATCTGCGGGTATTTCATAAGTGATCATATTATTTTTTATTGCCATTTCAGCAACATTTCTAAATATGGTTAATAGACCACTGGTTGGGAGACCATCTCCTGATATAATCGCCCACTTCATTTTCTTCATTATTTATCTCCTGACATTAACTGTTTAATTGAATTGACTTTACTGATAAAATTTTAATTAAAGAGAAAATTAATATGCAACAAATTAATATGGCAATAAAAGCCGTTCTCAGTGAAGTAAAATCTGCTAATATGCCGATTAATGGTGGTGATATGAGCAAACCAATTCTTGACATCCATGTTGCAAAAGTAATTCCACTGGTTGCATTTATATTAGGTAACTGGCCAATAAAGGATATCGTTAGTGGGAATATCACGGATATGCCTAACCCAATGAAAGAGAAGCCTAATATTGTAAAAGTAACGGAGTGAACGGATATTATTAATATGATTCCTATCATAGATAATGCTACTCCATATTTTAATGTTGTGAATCCTCCAAATTTATTTGTGTAGTAGTCACCAAATATACGACCAATAACCATGCATATTTGGCAGAAGAGATAAGGCAAGCCAGAAGTTGCTAATGAAACATCGTAAATATCCTTCATATATATTGCACCCCAGATACTGGCTGTTTCTTCTATGCTACATGTAAAGATAAGTACAGTTAAGGCTATAATATAAACTTGAGTCTCTAATAATCCTATCTTGTTTTTATGTTTATCAGGTAAGTGAAAATTAATTTCCGTATTAACTTTTTGAAATAATAGAATGTAAATAACTAGTGCTATTAAATTAATAGTGAGTAATGTAAGGTTGAATTTCTCCATTGAAAATCCGAGGCCAATCGCCATGACAGCTACCAGTCCGCCCCATATTGTGCCGATACTGCCTATACCATGAAGCCGATTAATCAAACTAAACCCATATGACTTTTGTATATTAAGGGCTTGTACATTAATACAAGTATCCCCCCATGAATCAAAAACACCGAACAGAAAAAGTAATAATGTTATTTCATACCACGAAGACGAAAAAGCAACTATTGATATAGTAATAATTAAAAATAAGAATGTTATATTTGTCGCCCAATATAATCCAATGAAATTTATAAACTTTTTTGAAAACAACCCGAATATTATCGATCCCGCAGGAATAGCTGATATCATTATTCCAACCATATAATTACTGAGATTGAACCTATCTTTTAAATCTGGAATCCACGGAACTAAACTGGCGTAGGCGATACCATGAATAAAAAATAGTGTCGATAATATGATGCTTTGTTTTTTTGTGTTTTTTATTGTCATTATATTTATTTTACATGAGTTAATTTCTACGATATATAATTAAAATCAAATCCGAGTATATTTCTATATCCAGTTTTTATTGATGGTTCCTTTAATTTTATAGGTGTAACTTGATGCCAAATGGACGAGTTTTTATCTATGTGAAATAAACCCTCACCGCGCTCTAATGTGTGTGATTTAATGAGTTCATCCTTTTCAAGGCAATAGAGTTTGCTGATGCCTCCTTCAATATTATATTTATCAATAACTAATGCAGATACAATATAGTCACTCCCATCTTGATGTAGACCTTCTGGCGAATTTGAGACCTGAGGTGTAGAGCCATCTATAATTAAAGATATTTGATGGCAAGTGACGCCTATTTTTTTGAGTTTCCTTTTAGGTTCGCATTGACACAACATTTCGATGAACTCTTTAATAAGTATCTTCAAAATAGCAGAATTGGCAATGACTCGATCCATCGGGGGAAAACGACGAATTAATTGTCTTAAATCTAACTGATGGTCGGCGCTTTGGGTAAAGTTGGTTAATGTAGGGATTTCAATAGGATTAATATTCCATTTATTATCAATGTATTCGGCAATAAATTGACTTACCCCTCTTTTTCTAAAAGGTTTATAGGAATAAAATATTTTTTTATCAGGCACAGATAATGTGGATATCAGGGATTGAATACCCTTAGGTACCAAACAATCATCAAGATAGCATTGTGCCTCCTGTAAAATTAATTTTCTATTCGCGAAACGTTTGCTGATAAGAAATCTTAATTGAGAAAACTTTATATCATTAGTGTCCCATGCTAATCTTTTAAATGATAGTTCATTTTTAATTAATTGTATATTCAAACCAAATTCATTTATATTGAATTGAATTACTTTATATTTAATAGACATAGATTACCTATTCCTAAAATTATTATTGATACGTTATATTTATGTGAGTAAATGATATGAAATAATATATACTAATTATGGCGCTTTATAATAATGTGCTTGGTTTGATTTTTTACTTCTCTATTTTTATATCTCAAAGATCTCTCTTCGGCAAGCTTTCATAAATAGGTGGAAGAATACATGTTTTTCAAATTATGTATTAATGATAAGTTTTTATGGATGGTTTTATAGTGCCATATTAGATAATTAACATTTACAGATAACAGAATCGCTTTATTTATTTTTGTTATTGATATCATCCTTAACATCTCGATATCAGCTAAAGGAGATTAATACTTTCCTTATGATGTCAATATAATGTCAAAAACGTGATCCGTGTAAATGGAATGTCGTTTCATTTTGTGTAGTATCTTTTTAATGCCGAATGACACTTTCCATCATTAATAGTCACTCAACGTTACTTTGGTGAGTATGAATTACTGAGGATCTCGAAATGCCGATTAATTTATTGGGTAAAACGCTATGGTTAGGATTAATATCATTTGCTGTATTGGGGACGGTGAATGCAGCGCAGTATAATGCAGTTGTTTCTACCACTCCTCAGGGAGACGAGTTTTCCTCGATTAATGCTGCATTGAAATCAGCTCCGAAGGATGACACTCCTTTTATTATTTTCCTGAAAAATGGAGTTTATACTGAAAGGCTCGAGGTGGCCCGTAGTCATGTCACCCTCAAAGGAGAGAACCGCGATGGCACGGTGATCGGTGCCAATACTGCGGCGGGGATGCTCAATCCACAAGGCGAAAAATGGGGAACTTCCGGCAGTAGTACTGTGCTGGTTAATGCTCCGAACTTTACAGCCGAAAATCTGACTATTCGTAATGATTTTGATTTTCCAGCCAATAAAAAGAAAGCGGATACTGACCCAACAAAACTAAAAGATACTCAAGCGGTGGCACTGTTATTAGCCGAAAATAGTGATAAAGCGCGTTTCAAGGCAGTGAAACTTGAAGGTTACCAGGATACGCTTTATAGCAAAACCGGCAGCCGGAGTTATTTCTCCGACTGTGAAATTAGTGGTCATGTTGATTTTATTTTTGGCTCAGGAATCACGGTATTTGATAATTGTAATATCGTGGCGCGTGATCGAAGTGATATTGAGCCGCCTTATGGCTATATCACGGCCCCGAGTACATTAACGACCTCGCCTTATGGTTTGATATTTATTAACAGCCGATTGACCAAAGAGCCAGGTGTTCCCGCTAATAGTTTTGCTTTAGGGCGTCCATGGCACCCGACAACCACTTTTGCGGATGGCCGTTATGCCGATCCGGCAGCAATTGGTCAGTCGGTATTTATCAATACGACGATGGATGATCATATTTACGGTTGGGATAAAATGTCTGGCAAAGATAAACAAGGCGAGAAAATTTGGTTCTATCCGCAAGATTCACGTTTCTTTGAGGCGAATAGTCAGGGGCCGGGTGCAGCAATTAACGAGGGACGCCGCCAGTTATCTGCGGAGCAACTTAAAGCCTTCACATTACCTATGATTTTCCCTGATTGGGCCGTGCATTGAAACTAAAATGGCAGGGACTCGCCACCCTTGAATTGGTGGATATCCAGCCGATGGAGTTTCACTTTTCGCC
The sequence above is drawn from the Yersinia enterocolitica subsp. enterocolitica genome and encodes:
- a CDS encoding MFS transporter is translated as MTIKNTKKQSIILSTLFFIHGIAYASLVPWIPDLKDRFNLSNYMVGIMISAIPAGSIIFGLFSKKFINFIGLYWATNITFLFLIITISIVAFSSSWYEITLLLFLFGVFDSWGDTCINVQALNIQKSYGFSLINRLHGIGSIGTIWGGLVAVMAIGLGFSMEKFNLTLLTINLIALVIYILLFQKVNTEINFHLPDKHKNKIGLLETQVYIIALTVLIFTCSIEETASIWGAIYMKDIYDVSLATSGLPYLFCQICMVIGRIFGDYYTNKFGGFTTLKYGVALSMIGIILIISVHSVTFTILGFSFIGLGISVIFPLTISFIGQLPNINATSGITFATWMSRIGLLISPPLIGILADFTSLRTAFIAILICCILIFSLIKILSVKSIQLNS
- a CDS encoding 2OG-Fe dioxygenase family protein gives rise to the protein MSIKYKVIQFNINEFGLNIQLIKNELSFKRLAWDTNDIKFSQLRFLISKRFANRKLILQEAQCYLDDCLVPKGIQSLISTLSVPDKKIFYSYKPFRKRGVSQFIAEYIDNKWNINPIEIPTLTNFTQSADHQLDLRQLIRRFPPMDRVIANSAILKILIKEFIEMLCQCEPKRKLKKIGVTCHQISLIIDGSTPQVSNSPEGLHQDGSDYIVSALVIDKYNIEGGISKLYCLEKDELIKSHTLERGEGLFHIDKNSSIWHQVTPIKLKEPSIKTGYRNILGFDFNYIS
- a CDS encoding pectinesterase family protein; the protein is MPINLLGKTLWLGLISFAVLGTVNAAQYNAVVSTTPQGDEFSSINAALKSAPKDDTPFIIFLKNGVYTERLEVARSHVTLKGENRDGTVIGANTAAGMLNPQGEKWGTSGSSTVLVNAPNFTAENLTIRNDFDFPANKKKADTDPTKLKDTQAVALLLAENSDKARFKAVKLEGYQDTLYSKTGSRSYFSDCEISGHVDFIFGSGITVFDNCNIVARDRSDIEPPYGYITAPSTLTTSPYGLIFINSRLTKEPGVPANSFALGRPWHPTTTFADGRYADPAAIGQSVFINTTMDDHIYGWDKMSGKDKQGEKIWFYPQDSRFFEANSQGPGAAINEGRRQLSAEQLKAFTLPMIFPDWAVH